The Cyclobacteriaceae bacterium genome includes a region encoding these proteins:
- a CDS encoding isocitrate lyase/phosphoenolpyruvate mutase family protein, with protein MKHRFEEFLALHQQSEPLLIGNVWDVPSAIVFEKQGFAALGTSSASVAETLGYADGEAMSFDEYLFVVKHIADHSKLPLSVDLESGYADTPEGIAANLQRLHAAGVCGVNLEDSEIVDGNRSIVDAKKFTEKISRVISILNAGNIKMFINLRCDPFILGLPNALEEVLSRIELYQSTQAHGLFVPCITAIEDMRKVCQKSKLPINVMCMPNLPDFNEMKNAGVKRISMGPFLSRNVYKQMESSVERILSDKSFKSLF; from the coding sequence ATGAAACACAGATTTGAAGAGTTCCTTGCACTGCACCAACAATCAGAACCATTGCTGATCGGCAATGTATGGGATGTTCCGAGCGCAATCGTATTTGAGAAGCAGGGATTCGCTGCGCTGGGCACATCCAGTGCATCTGTAGCAGAGACACTCGGATATGCTGATGGCGAGGCAATGAGCTTTGACGAATATCTGTTCGTTGTCAAACATATCGCCGATCATTCAAAGCTTCCGTTATCGGTAGATCTGGAATCAGGATATGCAGATACTCCGGAAGGGATTGCCGCCAATTTACAAAGGCTGCATGCAGCGGGAGTCTGTGGCGTGAATCTTGAAGATTCTGAAATCGTTGATGGAAACCGATCTATCGTAGACGCTAAAAAATTCACAGAGAAAATAAGTCGTGTCATCAGCATTCTGAATGCGGGCAACATAAAGATGTTCATCAATCTTCGCTGTGATCCATTTATCCTCGGCTTACCCAATGCACTGGAAGAAGTTCTTTCAAGAATAGAGTTATACCAAAGTACACAGGCACACGGATTGTTCGTTCCCTGCATCACGGCCATTGAAGACATGCGAAAGGTTTGTCAAAAATCGAAGCTACCTATCAATGTCATGTGCATGCCCAATCTTCCTGATTTCAATGAAATGAAAAATGCCGGAGTGAAAAGAATCAGCATGGGACCATTCCTCAGCAGGAACGTCTATAAACAAATGGAATCCTCTGTTGAGCGAATCTTAAGTGACAAAAGTTTCAAAAGTCTGTTTTAA
- a CDS encoding nuclear transport factor 2 family protein: protein MLFCSVAIFNSYAQNNPALEEAKKAIAVSNDIYFQSFVKNDPSIFIARYAKDACIMAPNSAAMCGPQAAADFFKAAYADYGMRNGKFITTAVYGDAKEYVTEEGLWQSFDVNGKLFDDGKFLVLWKKTPEGWKMFRDSFSSNRINH, encoded by the coding sequence ATACTCTTTTGTTCAGTTGCAATATTTAACTCATACGCACAGAATAATCCTGCACTGGAAGAAGCTAAGAAGGCAATCGCTGTCAGCAATGATATTTACTTTCAATCCTTTGTGAAGAATGATCCGTCCATCTTTATTGCACGCTATGCTAAAGATGCATGCATCATGGCACCCAACAGTGCTGCGATGTGCGGACCACAGGCTGCGGCCGATTTCTTTAAAGCTGCTTATGCCGATTACGGGATGAGAAATGGCAAGTTCATTACCACTGCAGTCTATGGTGACGCAAAAGAATATGTTACCGAAGAAGGTCTTTGGCAATCCTTCGACGTCAATGGAAAGTTATTCGACGACGGTAAATTTCTGGTGCTTTGGAAGAAAACCCCTGAAGGCTGGAAAATGTTCCGCGATTCGTTCAGCAGTAACCGGATCAATCACTAA
- a CDS encoding helix-turn-helix transcriptional regulator, whose product MEFRQFVPSPALKSYVESFYLFTSDKDSEFSDVVFPSGTMEMIFNLGPGIWESSSKAKFKRTPPLELWGQVTGPLPIRSKGKHVMLGVRFFPHSAVYFLHDKIENFNNQIFDLADVMGNEVKSLHHQLLDCQNATMRIRLVETFLIHRLSVSKKKINKVEKIADLLTSVKKASSENGFTAVADHFGITTRYLHKLIFQHTGLSPKFVNKISRFQRSLRLVSKNESPLTSIAFDCGYFDQSHFIREFKSFTSFTPTAYLENKFPVNQTAIQ is encoded by the coding sequence ATGGAATTCAGGCAGTTTGTTCCTTCACCGGCATTAAAATCATATGTCGAATCTTTTTATCTGTTCACATCAGATAAAGATTCTGAATTCAGTGACGTTGTATTTCCCAGCGGCACTATGGAGATGATCTTTAATCTCGGCCCCGGCATTTGGGAATCTTCCAGCAAAGCTAAATTCAAACGGACTCCTCCCCTTGAGCTATGGGGACAAGTGACAGGACCACTGCCGATCCGTTCAAAAGGAAAGCATGTCATGCTCGGTGTGAGATTTTTCCCTCACTCTGCCGTGTATTTCCTTCATGACAAGATTGAAAATTTCAATAATCAGATCTTTGACCTGGCGGATGTAATGGGCAATGAAGTGAAATCATTGCATCATCAGTTACTGGATTGCCAGAATGCCACGATGAGGATCAGACTGGTGGAGACATTTCTTATCCATAGGCTGTCGGTCAGCAAAAAGAAAATCAACAAAGTCGAAAAGATTGCCGATCTCCTGACCAGTGTTAAAAAAGCTTCTTCTGAAAACGGCTTTACCGCTGTAGCGGATCATTTTGGAATAACAACACGATACCTGCACAAGCTGATCTTTCAGCACACGGGACTCTCACCAAAATTTGTCAATAAGATCAGCAGGTTTCAACGCAGTCTCAGGCTGGTTTCAAAGAATGAATCACCATTGACTTCCATTGCGTTTGATTGCGGCTATTTCGATCAGTCACATTTCATCCGGGAGTTCAAATCATTCACCAGCTTCACGCCGACAGCGTATCTTGAAAATAAATTTCCGGTGAATCAGACTGCTATCCAATAA
- a CDS encoding SRPBCC domain-containing protein — MPDIRHELLIGAPAEKIYNAITHQEGLAAWWTPAATAQPELNTIARFPFGPDYHKEMKVTELKPGKLLKWTCIAGAEEWVGTHISFELKSGDKDSMKDSDSELSDQLSQQKDQKITLLSFHHDDWKGHTPMFAECNYTWALFLRSLKLLCETGKGRPWPNQHRVE; from the coding sequence ATGCCGGACATTCGACACGAACTGCTTATCGGTGCACCTGCCGAAAAGATCTACAATGCCATCACACATCAGGAGGGATTAGCCGCCTGGTGGACACCTGCAGCGACGGCACAACCCGAACTTAATACCATTGCCCGCTTTCCGTTCGGCCCTGATTATCATAAGGAGATGAAGGTCACAGAACTGAAACCCGGAAAGCTGTTAAAGTGGACTTGCATTGCCGGCGCAGAGGAGTGGGTAGGAACTCACATTTCTTTTGAATTGAAATCAGGTGATAAAGACTCCATGAAGGATTCTGATTCTGAACTCTCAGATCAGCTGAGCCAGCAGAAAGATCAAAAGATAACGCTCTTAAGCTTTCATCACGACGACTGGAAAGGCCATACTCCGATGTTTGCAGAGTGTAACTATACCTGGGCATTGTTTCTGAGGAGCTTGAAATTATTATGCGAAACCGGTAAGGGGAGACCCTGGCCAAATCAGCATCGTGTTGAATAA
- a CDS encoding dienelactone hydrolase family protein, whose amino-acid sequence MKEIKKEDVRQEVFDLYDDYAHNRLDRRDFMERLSAYAVGGVTVTSLMSFLMPDYKGAVQVQADDPRLQSEYINYSSPKGAGTIKALLSKPVDTKKKLGGIIVVHENRGLNPHIEDVARRAALAGFVSIAPDALTPLGGYPGTDDAGRELQSKRNRDEMLQDFIAAFDYLKTNKDCNGKIGVVGFCFGGWIANMMAVRIPDLSASVPFYGGQPTAEDVPNIKAPLLLHYAGLDTRINEGWPAYEKALIENKREYQGFVYPDVNHGFHNDTTPRYDKAAAELAWKRTVDFFSEKLK is encoded by the coding sequence ATGAAAGAAATCAAGAAAGAAGATGTCAGGCAGGAAGTGTTTGACCTATATGATGACTATGCTCATAACCGTCTTGACCGGCGGGATTTTATGGAGAGGTTGTCAGCATATGCTGTGGGTGGAGTTACCGTCACCTCTTTGATGAGCTTTCTCATGCCTGACTATAAAGGTGCGGTTCAGGTTCAGGCCGATGATCCGAGACTACAATCTGAATACATAAATTATTCTTCACCGAAAGGTGCAGGTACGATCAAGGCATTGCTGTCAAAGCCAGTGGATACAAAAAAGAAGCTCGGCGGTATTATTGTGGTGCATGAAAACCGTGGACTGAATCCGCATATTGAAGATGTTGCAAGACGCGCTGCATTGGCTGGCTTCGTTTCCATTGCACCGGATGCATTGACTCCGCTGGGAGGATATCCAGGAACGGATGATGCTGGTCGCGAACTTCAAAGCAAGCGCAACAGGGATGAGATGCTTCAGGATTTTATCGCGGCATTTGATTATCTCAAGACAAATAAAGATTGCAATGGCAAGATCGGAGTTGTAGGCTTTTGCTTTGGAGGATGGATCGCGAATATGATGGCCGTACGGATTCCTGACCTGTCAGCATCTGTTCCATTCTATGGCGGACAACCCACAGCAGAAGATGTTCCCAACATCAAAGCACCTCTCCTGCTTCACTATGCAGGGCTTGACACACGCATCAATGAAGGATGGCCCGCTTATGAGAAAGCTCTCATTGAAAATAAAAGAGAGTATCAGGGATTCGTTTATCCGGATGTCAATCATGGCTTCCACAATGATACCACGCCCCGTTATGATAAGGCCGCTGCAGAACTCGCCTGGAAAAGAACGGTTGATTTCTTCAGTGAGAAACTTAAATAA
- a CDS encoding response regulator transcription factor yields MAFIKNIFTRSQNILFYGAFMALLVFVLKVLQWKFLITDNSLDIYIGLISVFFTGLGLWGASQLIKPKVQTIVVEKEIYLPQPGVALDEAAIKNLNLTNREHEVLTLLAQGCTNAEIADKLFLSLSTIKTHVSNLLVKMEVKNRTQALEKAKRLKITH; encoded by the coding sequence ATGGCGTTCATAAAAAATATATTTACAAGATCCCAGAATATTCTTTTCTACGGTGCATTCATGGCCCTTCTGGTATTTGTGCTGAAGGTGCTACAATGGAAATTTCTGATCACAGATAATTCCCTTGATATCTATATTGGATTGATATCTGTCTTTTTCACCGGGCTGGGATTGTGGGGAGCCAGTCAGCTGATCAAACCCAAAGTGCAGACCATTGTAGTTGAGAAAGAGATCTATCTCCCACAACCTGGAGTCGCTCTTGATGAAGCTGCCATTAAGAATCTGAATCTTACCAATCGTGAGCATGAAGTGCTCACACTGCTGGCACAAGGCTGCACGAATGCGGAAATCGCAGACAAGCTTTTCCTGTCGCTCAGCACCATCAAGACCCATGTATCAAATCTTTTGGTGAAGATGGAAGTGAAGAACAGGACTCAGGCATTGGAAAAAGCCAAGCGACTGAAAATCACGCATTAG
- a CDS encoding DUF4199 domain-containing protein: MKRNVLIFGLILGTIMAVHMVYMIDLVYHNPDFQGNDVVGYAAMVVVFSLTFFGIRNYRNKELNGVISIGQGFKTGALIALVGSTIYVVTWLFYYYLFIPDFIDKYTVHVMSSATRNGADAAKLAEKATEMKEFKEMYKNPLFVVLISYAEVLPIGLVVAFVSSLILKKKPS; this comes from the coding sequence ATGAAAAGAAACGTATTAATTTTTGGACTGATCCTGGGGACCATCATGGCGGTCCACATGGTTTACATGATCGACCTTGTCTATCACAATCCTGATTTTCAGGGTAACGATGTCGTAGGGTATGCTGCGATGGTAGTGGTATTCTCTTTGACATTTTTCGGAATAAGAAATTACCGAAACAAAGAGCTTAACGGAGTGATCTCCATCGGACAGGGATTTAAGACCGGTGCACTGATTGCACTCGTTGGGTCAACCATCTATGTCGTCACATGGTTGTTCTACTATTATCTCTTCATTCCCGATTTTATTGACAAGTACACCGTGCATGTTATGAGTTCAGCCACCCGAAATGGTGCTGATGCAGCTAAGTTGGCAGAGAAGGCGACAGAGATGAAAGAGTTTAAAGAAATGTATAAGAATCCGCTCTTTGTAGTTCTTATCTCCTATGCTGAAGTACTTCCGATCGGATTGGTAGTGGCTTTTGTCAGCTCGCTGATCCTGAAGAAAAAGCCTTCTTAA
- a CDS encoding YceI family protein, producing the protein MKKQAFLLAAIALIAAVSFTTVQAQDWKIADGYSVKFDGGDPSGEFTGLKGTIKFDEKNLAASMFNVTIDVNTINTGNGMKNQHAKGAGWFDAEKYPTIAFTSSAITKTSTGYEAKGTLDMHGVKKEITLPFTFMNNIFAGGFEVNRMDFNLDDGKHAKMAPTLKVSITVPVTK; encoded by the coding sequence ATGAAAAAACAAGCCTTTTTATTGGCCGCTATCGCGCTTATTGCTGCTGTCAGCTTTACGACGGTTCAGGCTCAGGACTGGAAAATTGCAGATGGTTACTCCGTAAAATTTGATGGCGGCGATCCTTCAGGAGAATTCACTGGATTGAAAGGAACCATTAAGTTTGATGAGAAGAATCTTGCCGCATCCATGTTCAATGTAACCATCGATGTGAACACGATCAACACCGGCAATGGTATGAAGAATCAGCATGCAAAAGGTGCTGGTTGGTTTGATGCAGAGAAATATCCTACGATTGCATTCACTTCATCTGCTATCACTAAAACAAGCACTGGCTATGAGGCAAAAGGAACGCTTGATATGCACGGTGTGAAAAAGGAGATCACATTGCCATTCACTTTCATGAATAACATCTTTGCTGGGGGCTTTGAAGTAAACCGTATGGATTTCAACCTCGATGATGGCAAGCACGCCAAGATGGCGCCTACATTGAAAGTATCTATTACCGTTCCTGTTACAAAGTAA
- a CDS encoding M20/M25/M40 family metallo-hydrolase: MKKFLPSLALAAALLPGIAFGQKPEMVDTTIVSKIKKEGLDRSQIMDIMSMLTDVNGPRLTNSTGYKKAAEYAKTTLTGWGLQNVVFDQWSEEFGRGWDLKKFSLSSVGPVNFPIIAYPKAWSPAVKGTITTDAVYLDVKTEADLAKYTGKLKGKIVLFGAPVPVKPGFKPDATRFNDSTLLVLSNAGVTEPFGGNRFQMNAAMIQQQKLTYMKWDLCMKEGAIAVLEPSPAARLEDGTVLVGAATVPYPAEVAQDKRERAQNLKTAKILPQVIVADETYNRLVRQIQKGLAVKLEITLDAEFTKESTPGFNVIGEIPGTDLKDEVVMIGAHLDSWHSGTGATDNASGSAVMMEAMRIIKSLGINPRRTIRIGLWAGEEQGLIGSRSYVTRVLGVRNDKRAPYDSIVRTAAGEKLSVYFNMDNGSGKYRGVYLQGNENVRPIFRAWLKPFARMGASTLTSQNTGATDHVSFDNVGIPGFQFIQDPLEYSSRTHHTSMDVYDKVVEADLKQNAVITAAFAWLAANRDAMLPKK; this comes from the coding sequence ATGAAGAAATTTCTACCCTCTCTCGCGCTGGCAGCCGCATTGCTTCCGGGTATCGCCTTTGGGCAAAAGCCAGAAATGGTCGATACTACCATCGTTTCAAAAATCAAGAAAGAAGGACTCGATCGTTCTCAGATCATGGATATCATGTCTATGCTCACGGATGTCAACGGTCCACGTCTTACTAATTCAACAGGATATAAGAAAGCAGCAGAATATGCAAAGACTACTCTTACAGGATGGGGTTTGCAAAATGTGGTGTTCGACCAGTGGAGTGAAGAGTTTGGTCGCGGCTGGGACCTGAAGAAGTTCAGCCTGAGCAGTGTTGGTCCAGTCAATTTTCCAATCATCGCGTATCCAAAAGCATGGTCACCGGCAGTAAAAGGTACGATCACAACGGATGCTGTTTATCTTGATGTTAAAACAGAAGCTGATCTTGCCAAGTACACCGGCAAGCTTAAAGGAAAGATCGTTCTCTTCGGTGCACCCGTACCAGTAAAACCTGGATTCAAACCGGATGCTACCCGTTTCAATGATTCAACATTGTTAGTCTTATCAAATGCAGGAGTAACAGAACCTTTTGGTGGCAATCGTTTTCAAATGAATGCCGCTATGATTCAGCAACAGAAGCTCACGTATATGAAGTGGGATCTTTGTATGAAGGAAGGTGCGATCGCTGTGCTGGAGCCAAGTCCTGCAGCACGCCTTGAAGATGGTACCGTATTGGTTGGAGCTGCTACCGTTCCATATCCTGCAGAAGTTGCTCAGGACAAAAGAGAGCGTGCACAGAATCTTAAGACTGCTAAAATATTACCACAGGTGATCGTTGCAGATGAAACATACAACCGTCTTGTGCGTCAGATCCAGAAAGGTCTTGCTGTTAAACTTGAAATCACTCTGGATGCTGAATTCACTAAAGAATCAACACCTGGTTTCAATGTCATTGGAGAAATTCCCGGAACAGATCTTAAAGACGAAGTTGTTATGATCGGAGCTCATTTGGATTCATGGCACAGCGGCACGGGTGCTACTGATAATGCTTCGGGTTCAGCGGTGATGATGGAGGCAATGAGAATTATCAAATCATTGGGCATCAACCCAAGAAGAACGATTCGTATCGGTCTATGGGCAGGTGAGGAGCAGGGATTGATCGGATCACGCTCTTACGTGACACGCGTTCTTGGTGTTCGCAATGATAAACGTGCACCTTATGATTCAATTGTAAGAACCGCAGCAGGAGAAAAGCTTTCTGTCTACTTCAATATGGATAATGGATCAGGAAAGTATCGTGGCGTTTATTTACAGGGCAATGAAAACGTTCGCCCAATCTTCCGTGCATGGCTGAAGCCTTTTGCCAGGATGGGTGCCTCAACATTAACGTCTCAGAATACCGGAGCAACTGATCACGTATCTTTTGATAATGTTGGCATACCAGGATTTCAATTCATTCAGGACCCACTCGAGTATTCTTCACGCACCCACCATACCAGCATGGATGTGTATGATAAAGTTGTGGAAGCAGACCTTAAACAGAATGCTGTGATCACCGCCGCGTTTGCGTGGCTTGCCGCCAACCGCGATGCGATGCTTCCTAAAAAATAG
- a CDS encoding alpha/beta hydrolase, whose amino-acid sequence MKKIAIVLLGIIVSLISLNYTAKAQSYFSVEVKGKGKPMILIHGLYCTGEVWKETVDRYQKNYQCHIITVAGFGGSSPNLNDHFLESVKDDLITYVKNNKLKKPVLIGHSMGGFISLWAAASAPGLFDRVISVDGVPFMPALQMAGATAESSRPMAENMRKGISNATPEQTLQNSRSYLPMMMRDKERVEQIAQSAMKCDVKTQGEVLYEMFTTDLRETVAAIDCPAYIMGAWIGYKDYGTTRESALKGYQDQVKAIKNCTVEISDTAKHFIFYDEPAWFFSTMDSFLK is encoded by the coding sequence ATGAAAAAGATAGCAATTGTTTTGCTGGGTATTATCGTATCACTGATATCTCTGAACTATACAGCCAAAGCTCAGAGTTACTTCTCAGTGGAAGTAAAAGGTAAAGGAAAACCAATGATACTGATTCACGGCTTGTATTGTACAGGCGAGGTATGGAAGGAAACGGTGGACCGGTATCAGAAGAACTACCAATGTCACATTATTACTGTGGCTGGTTTCGGAGGAAGCAGTCCCAACCTGAATGATCACTTTCTGGAATCTGTAAAAGACGACCTGATCACTTATGTGAAGAATAATAAATTAAAGAAGCCGGTTCTTATCGGACATAGCATGGGTGGATTTATATCTCTCTGGGCTGCGGCAAGTGCTCCGGGTCTTTTTGATCGTGTGATCTCAGTGGATGGTGTTCCATTCATGCCTGCCCTGCAAATGGCTGGAGCTACTGCCGAAAGCTCACGTCCAATGGCGGAAAACATGCGTAAGGGTATCAGTAATGCAACGCCTGAGCAAACTCTTCAGAATTCAAGAAGCTATCTCCCGATGATGATGCGCGATAAGGAGCGGGTAGAACAGATCGCCCAGTCAGCGATGAAGTGCGATGTAAAGACTCAGGGTGAAGTTCTTTATGAAATGTTTACAACCGATCTTCGTGAAACAGTCGCAGCCATTGACTGTCCTGCTTATATCATGGGAGCGTGGATTGGCTATAAAGATTATGGCACCACCCGTGAAAGCGCTTTGAAGGGTTATCAGGACCAGGTAAAGGCTATTAAGAATTGCACCGTTGAAATCTCAGATACTGCCAAGCACTTTATATTCTATGATGAGCCTGCCTGGTTCTTCTCAACGATGGATTCATTTCTGAAGTAA
- a CDS encoding histidine kinase, which produces MIKGLTLREWLYKYKFHHILMWVLYYAFFFVFYKDYYPSAAILLMAITIYFVFNAAAFYIIGYFLFPRFLNKNKYILFFLLSGILLLALCVLLTATLYAFFWDYIPKEMASLQLLFQLSLISVVPLAGLMSGGKLIFDRIKYDRHNRTMDQQRLESELQYLKAQVNPHFLFNAINSVYFLIKKDPNLAAETLIKLSDLLRFQLYDCSDEKIAIEKELEYLQNFISLEKIRKGEKVSVDFRLTGNLSGFQIAPFLLIPFLENAFKYVSTKNDHLNQIEIHLDRQNNIFTASFTNSTDHNIKNEVGGIGHKNVKRRLDLLYQNKHELKLTDSGNTYKAVLTLEIE; this is translated from the coding sequence ATGATAAAAGGTCTTACGCTTCGGGAATGGCTCTATAAGTACAAATTCCATCACATACTGATGTGGGTGTTGTACTATGCCTTCTTTTTTGTCTTTTATAAAGATTATTATCCAAGCGCCGCCATTTTATTAATGGCCATCACGATCTACTTTGTATTCAATGCTGCAGCGTTCTACATCATTGGGTACTTCCTGTTCCCCCGATTCCTTAATAAGAATAAATACATTCTGTTCTTTCTGCTCTCGGGAATACTTCTCCTTGCACTTTGCGTCTTGCTGACTGCCACCCTTTATGCCTTCTTCTGGGATTATATTCCAAAGGAAATGGCCAGCCTTCAGCTTCTGTTTCAGTTATCGTTGATCTCAGTTGTACCCCTTGCGGGACTGATGAGCGGTGGTAAACTGATCTTTGACAGGATAAAATATGATCGCCATAACCGTACGATGGATCAGCAAAGACTGGAGAGCGAGCTGCAGTATCTCAAGGCGCAGGTTAATCCTCACTTTCTTTTTAATGCTATCAATAGCGTCTACTTTCTGATCAAGAAAGATCCCAATCTTGCCGCAGAGACGCTTATCAAGCTTTCGGATCTGCTTCGCTTTCAGCTATATGATTGCTCTGATGAAAAGATTGCCATCGAAAAGGAACTTGAATATCTTCAGAACTTTATCTCCCTTGAGAAGATCCGCAAAGGAGAAAAAGTGAGTGTTGACTTCAGACTAACAGGAAATCTTTCCGGGTTCCAGATTGCACCGTTCCTGCTGATTCCGTTTCTGGAGAATGCTTTTAAATACGTGTCAACTAAGAACGATCATCTGAATCAAATAGAAATTCATCTCGACCGGCAGAATAATATCTTTACTGCCTCATTCACCAACAGCACCGATCATAATATAAAGAATGAGGTTGGAGGAATTGGTCATAAAAATGTAAAGCGCCGTCTGGATCTTCTTTATCAGAATAAGCATGAATTAAAACTGACCGACTCCGGGAACACATACAAGGCAGTGCTAACATTGGAAATAGAATGA
- a CDS encoding response regulator transcription factor, whose product MIRLQTIIVEDEPLAREGLLAYIKDVDFLDVQHVCEDALDANKVLATQPVDLMFLDIQMPKLTGIDFLKSLKNPPMVIMTTAYPNFALQGYEMDVLDYLVKPFPFDRFLKAANKARDFFELTSRATSGESAKENYFFIKCDHRYEKIFFSDILYIEGMENYVVIHTTQQKYVTLLRMKTVEDTLPSSDFIRIHKSFIVSVKAISSIDGNEVIAGNKRLPMSREKKAEILSRVVKN is encoded by the coding sequence ATGATCCGATTACAAACCATAATTGTTGAAGACGAGCCACTGGCAAGAGAGGGACTGCTTGCCTATATAAAAGATGTGGATTTTCTGGATGTGCAGCATGTCTGTGAGGATGCCCTTGATGCGAACAAGGTTCTGGCAACACAACCAGTCGACCTGATGTTCCTGGACATTCAGATGCCCAAGCTCACCGGAATTGATTTTCTAAAATCATTGAAGAACCCTCCAATGGTGATCATGACCACAGCCTATCCCAACTTTGCCCTTCAGGGATATGAGATGGATGTGCTGGATTACCTGGTCAAGCCGTTTCCTTTCGACAGGTTTTTAAAAGCAGCAAACAAAGCCCGTGATTTCTTTGAGCTTACCTCCCGCGCTACATCAGGTGAGAGTGCGAAAGAGAATTACTTCTTTATAAAATGCGATCATCGCTATGAGAAAATATTCTTCAGCGACATCCTCTACATTGAAGGAATGGAAAACTATGTAGTCATCCACACTACTCAGCAGAAATACGTGACATTACTGCGTATGAAAACAGTCGAAGACACGTTGCCTTCGTCAGACTTTATAAGGATTCACAAATCGTTCATCGTTTCTGTGAAAGCAATCTCCTCCATCGATGGCAACGAAGTCATTGCCGGAAATAAACGGCTACCGATGAGCCGCGAAAAGAAAGCTGAAATCCTTTCCAGGGTGGTGAAGAACTAA
- a CDS encoding Crp/Fnr family transcriptional regulator — translation MFNRIIESLQSVDQFSTEDLDLFQSKLDRLSLSRGENFLEEGKVSKSLAFIEKGLAMHYQTINGDEVARDFTIENGWVTYLKSFTNQSVSDMGIKMLEDSVLICISHSDLMALFTLQPKFMVAKNFFVERSFTDIVQHNADLAQLDAKDRYYKMMKEKPEIVNRVPQYYIASYLGIKPQSLSRLRKEASN, via the coding sequence ATGTTTAACAGGATCATTGAAAGCCTCCAGTCGGTTGATCAATTTTCAACAGAAGACTTAGATCTGTTTCAGTCAAAGCTGGATCGCCTGAGCTTATCGCGGGGAGAGAATTTTCTTGAAGAGGGAAAAGTCAGCAAGAGCCTTGCCTTTATTGAGAAAGGACTGGCCATGCACTATCAAACCATCAATGGCGATGAGGTCGCACGTGATTTCACGATTGAAAATGGCTGGGTGACCTATCTCAAGAGCTTTACCAATCAGTCGGTATCGGATATGGGAATAAAGATGCTGGAAGATAGTGTCCTCATTTGCATATCCCACTCAGATCTGATGGCACTCTTTACCCTGCAGCCAAAGTTTATGGTCGCCAAGAACTTTTTTGTTGAAAGATCATTCACGGACATTGTCCAGCATAACGCTGACCTGGCTCAACTGGATGCAAAAGATCGCTATTATAAGATGATGAAAGAGAAGCCGGAAATTGTCAATCGGGTACCTCAGTATTATATCGCATCCTACCTCGGAATTAAGCCTCAGTCCCTGAGCCGCCTTAGAAAAGAAGCCTCAAATTAA